The genomic interval AGATAATCAGGAAGCGACCATGCTGAAATCAACTGGTGATGCCATTGACTACTATGTACTGGTGGGCAATGGATCGGCAGAGGTGCTCCGCTCACTGCGCCACCTCACAGGCGAAACTCAGTTGCCTCCACTGTGGAACTTCGGTCTTTATCAGAGCAAACAGCGCTATATGAGTGCTCAGGAGGTAATCAACGTGGTAAAGCGCTATCGCGAAGAACAGGTACCACTGGACTGTGTGGTACAGGACTGGCAGTACTGGGGCGGCGACAACATGTGGAACGCCATGGAGTTTCTGAATCCCAACTACAGCGAATACCAGCGTATGATAGATGAGGTGCACCAGATGAATGCCAAACTGATGATCAGTGTATGGGCCAACTTCGGTCCTGACACCAAACAGTATAAGGAATTCGGAGATGCTGGCCGACTGATTCCTATTCAGAGCTATCCTACAGGACAGGCCACAAGACCCTATGACGTGTATAGCAAGAACACGCGTGACCGTTTTTGGAATTATCTGTACAACGGACTGATGAACAAAGACATCGATGCCTTGTGGCTTGATTCGTCAGAGCCCGACGACTTCAGTAATAAGACCACCGACTACGACTATGTGACTGATTTGGACGGACGCACATTCCGCTCGCTTCGCAATGCTTTCCCCTTGGCTCATGTAGAGGGCGTGTACGATCATCATTTGAATCAGACTGAACTCAGCAACAAGCGTGTAAGCATCCTTACCCGTTCAGCCTTCCTCGGCATGCAACGTACTGGTGCATTTATTTGGAGTGCCGACATCACATCAAGTTGGGAAACACTGGCCCGACAGATTCCTGCCGCTTGCAATCTATCAGTATCAGGTCTGCCCTATTGGAACAGTGATACAGGTGCTTTCTTCATTGGCGGCTATAACGGCGGTGTGAACAATGCCGCATGGCGTCACCTCTACACCCGATGGACACAGTTCTCAGCCTTCTGCCCGATGATGCGTTTCCACGGCGACCAGACTCCACGCGAGATATGGCAGTTTGGTGCAAAGGACGATGCACAAGGGGACTACAACAATATTCTGCGCTACATCCGTCTGCGCTACCGTCTGCTTCCTTATCTCTACAGCACCGCCCATCAGGTGGTGAACAACGGCGAGACATTTATGATGTCAATGCCTGTAGCTTTTGAGGACGATGCCCAATGCTGTGACGTAAAAGATCAGTACATGTTAGGACATGCCTTCCTTGTGGCACCGGTGGTTACTGAGCAATCAGCCAGTCGCAACGTTTACCTGCCAACAGAGGATTCGGTGTGGTACGACTTCTGGACAGGTGAGGCTAACAAAGGCGGTCAGAACATCAAGCGAATGACTCCTGCCGACATCATGCCCCTTTACATCCCTGCCGGAACTATCCTACCTTGGGGACCTGAGGTACAATACAGTTCAGAGAAGCAGTGGGACAATCTGGAAATTCGCGTATATCCTGGTGCCAATGGTTCGTTCACTCTCTATGAAGACGCACTTGACGGATATGGCTATAAACAGGGTGAATACACAGAAATTCCCTTTACCTGGGACGAGAAGTCGCAGACACTTACCATTGGCGAACGCAAGGGCGCGTTCCCCGGTATGCTGCAACAGCGTATATTCCGTATAGTACGTGTATGCACGGAAAAGGGATTCGGTGACGGTGAATCCACTGCATTTGACGCTACCATCAACTATGACGGCACTCAACAGAAAGTACAGCTGAAGGGTAGAATCAAAACCACAGCAATGATTGATGTGACCAACCAGTATATTACCAACCCCAGTTTTGAAGCAGATTGTCGCACTCTTACCCAACAGGCGCCAACCGGTTGGACAGTGAATAGCAATACCGCATGGTGGGGTGTGAACCAAGGCGGTGGAAACGGTGATCCTGCCGCTACCGACGGACAGTTCATCTTTGGTGTATGGGATGGTTCCACAACACTAAAGCCAGTAATCAGCCAAACGATAAGTTCTCTCCCAGAGGGAACTTATCGGTTAACGGTTGACATGCAAGCCAGTAATCGCAGCACTACAACCCTGCGACTGGGCAAGCAATGTCTCTTTGCTGGTGAGAAAGAGGTGTTGTTCCGCGACCAATTACCCACTGCCGGTGTGAGCGACACCTACCCTATGCAGCCACTGGTACTGGATTTCGAGATACTGGAGCCCCAAAGCCTCAACATCGGTGTGAGCACCTGCGATGCGCCCACAGAGACATGGTTTAAAATAGACAACTTCCGCCTATACAAACGTGCAGAGGAGGAAGCCACTACAACCAGCATACGCGAGTATTCTTCTAAACCCCACATGAGTCAGAATACTATTTACGACATGACGGGCAGAAAACTCTCCGCACATGCAGCACGTCCAGGATTATACATCATAGACGGACGAAAAGAAGTTTTGAAATAAACTAAACAATTACCATATTCCCTATCACTTCTACAAAGGAAGTGACATAACGAAACGGGCACCAGTCTGATAAGTGGTATCCAAGACAATTTCACCGCCAATGCGACGAACGGAATTGCGAGCCACAGTAAGACCGATGCCCGTTCCATCGTAATAATTGTTCAGTTGGACGAACTCATCAAAAATGTGTTCAGCTTCTTGTGAAGGAACGCCAATACCAGTATCTTCAACAATAAATTGAACAACAGAGGCCTGGTGGCTCAACTCTATACGAAGCTCAACAGTTCCTGATGCCTTGGCATGTGGCTTTCCAAGGAATTTCTGAGCGTTGTTAAGCAACATGGTTAAAGAGCGAACAGCTGAACGAGAATGGGTAAGAATCACCTGTTCGTCAACTTCAGGATTTTCGGGAAAGCTAAACTTTACAGACGGATTGTTAAGTGTCTCGGAATCGATAATTGCCTGTTCGCCAATTCGGCGTGCAGAGACTTTATCGGTTCGTTCGACAACAGAACGGCTGGAGATATCTCTCCATCAACCTCTCGTGCTAATGCAGTAGCCAACGGAGTCTTTCCACTTGCTGTAGGACCAAGTATGGTTATAAGTTTGTTCATATCTTATAGCCATTAGTAATACATCGTTGAGAGATGTTTAACTTCTCTTCGAGCAAAGTTTAACTTCTCTTCGAGCAAAGTTTAACTTCTCTCAGAGCGTTCTTATTAAATGCTTTGAGTGTTCTTATTAAACGCTTCGAGCGTTCTTATTAAACGCTCTGAGTGTTTTGATTGCAAAGATAGCATTCTTTTGTGAAAAAACAAATCATTTGTTGGAGTTGTTGTTGAAAAAGTAGGGCGTAGTACACAAAAAAGCCGCCTGACTTGCGTCAAGCGGCTTAGTGAATATCGCGAAAGCGGTATTATTTGAGCTCTGCGAGGTACTTGATAGTACGAACCATCTGAGAAGTGTAAGAGTTCTCATTGTCGTACCAAGCAACAACCTGTACGAGAGAGTTGCCATCGCCGATCTTGCTTACCATTGTCTGGTTAGCGTCGAACAGAGAACCGAACTTCATACCGATGATGTCGCTAGAAACGAGCTTCTCCTCAGTGTAACCGAAGCTCTCGTTGGTAGCAGCCTTCATGGCAGCGTTGATACCCTCAACAGTTACCTCACCCTTAACAACAGCGTGCAGGATAGTGGTAGAACCTGTAGGAGTTGGAACGCGCTGAGCAGCACCGATCAGCTTACCATTCAGCTCTGGGATAACGAGACCGATAGCCTTAGCAGCACCAGTTGAGTTAGGAACGATGTTCTGAGCACCAGCACGAGCGCGCTGAACATCACCCTTGCGCTGAGGACCGTCGAGAATCATCTGGTCGCCAGTGTAAGCGTGAACGGTGGTCATGATACCGCTCTGGATAGGAGCGAAATCGTTCAGAGCCTTGGTCATAGGAGCAAGGCAGTTTGTTGTACAAGAAGCAGCTGAGATAACAGTGTCAGCAGGAGTCAGAGTCTTGTGGTTAACGTTGTAAACGATGGTGGGCAGATCGTTGCCAGCAGGAGCAGAGATAACAACCTTCTTTGCACCAGCTGTCAGGTGAGCAGAAGCCTTCTCCTTAGAAGTATAGAAACCTGTGCACTCCAGAACAACGTCTACGTCCAGCTTGCCCCAAGGCAGCTCAGCAGCGTTAGGAATAGCGTAGATAGTGATCTTCTTGCCATCAACTACGATGTAGTCCTCACCAGCCTCTACAGTGTGCTTGTTCTCACCGAACTTGCCACAGAAACCACCCTGAGCGGTGTCATACTTCAGCAGATGAGCCAGCATCTTTGGGCTGGTCAAGTCGTTGATTGCTACTACTTCATAACCTTCAGCCTCGAACATCTGACGGAATGCGAGGCGACCAATACGGCCGAAACCGTTAATTGCAACTTTTGTCATTTTGCTTTTCTTTTAATTAAAAGGGTTATTGTAATAAAAACTATTTACCTATCTCTTTACCTCTTTATTGAGTATCAAGCGGAATTTTCTCTTATTGCGACTGCAAAAGTACTAAAAAATTATGTTATTCTGCCTAAATTGCAGTATTAATAAAAATAAAAAATCACTTTTTTCTGCTTTTTTGTGTCTCGTATTGAAAAAATGACTATATTTGCGCACTGAACCTAACAAAATAAACCTTTTAAATAATTATTAACTATGGGATTTGTAAAAGAATTTAAGGAATTTGCCATGCGTGGCAACGTTATGGACATGGCTGTCGGTGTTATCATTGGCGGTGCATTCGGCAAGATTGTGAGTTCATTGGTAAATGATGTTATCATGCCTCCTATCGGATGGCTCATTGGTGGTGTTGACTTCACAGACCTAAGCGTGAAGCTGCCTGTTAATCCGCTCACACCTGATAAGGATCCTGTTACCATTAACTACGGACAGTTCCTGCAGACCACGCTTGACTTCATCATCGTGGCTTTCTGTATTTTCCTGCTCATCAAGGGTGTTAACAAGCTGACGAACCTTAAGAAGAAGGAGGAAGAGGCTGCTGCTCCTGCTCCAGAGGAGCCAAAGGGACCCACTCAGGAGGAATTGCTCACTGAGATTCGCGACCTGCTGAAGCAGAAGTAATCCAAGTTACATAATGCCACCTTGCTCATACCTTATTATATATAGGAGGGCAGGGTGGCATTTAATACAATAAAGCTTATGACAGCAGAAGACTATCGCAGAGATGCCCTTGAGCAGTATGAACAGGGCAACATGAAGCAATTTCTCGAACTCATCAAGAAGGCTATCGAGGGTGATGACCTTATGGCAATTGTGGCACTTGGCATCTACTATTATGAGCAGACCGATGAGTTTGGTGAGGCAAAGAAATGGTTAACAAAAGCAATCGAAAAATACGACGATGATGATGGTATTCCAGAGAACGAGCGTCAAACGATAGGATTGGCCAACTGTGTCATGGGATTTATCTTGTATAACGAACCTATCAATGACTTTGGTGAAGAGAGCGTATTGGCAAGCGAGGCAGATGGTCAGCACTTCCCTGCGCGTTATGCCGCATTTTCGCATTTCTGTGCAGCATTGAACCTTGAAATCACCAACGGACTCTATGAGATGGGCTATCTTGCCTATGTGGGCTACGATACTCCAGACGGTTCACCTGAAGTGGAATATGCATTGGATTTATGGAAAATAGGCATGGATGAAGGTGACGAGCGTTGCAAGGAGGCTTTCGACGAACATTGCCATGAAGTTTACGACGACCCTGAATATCTGGAAAACGATGAAGAGGACGATGAAGAGAATATAGACGATGAGAAAAACGATGAGGAAAACGATGAGGTAGAGGGTTCTACTGACCCGATGAAATGTATCATCATTGTCAATACCTCCGGTGAATTTGAAGTCGTTGAGGCTGACGCTTCAGACTGGAGTAGTCTGCCGCCACTTATCAATGCGGAACGCACCGATGACATGCGATGTCAGAAGTTCCGCGATGTTTCTAAAAAGCTTTGTCTGAAAGGCACATTGCTCGGATTGCTCGACCGCAACGGCTTTCAGAAGGAGGATATAGAACCCAACTGGCACGCCTCGCAATGGTATGACGGCTATGCCGACCTTATGGGCGACATGATTGTCTGCATGGAGGACAGCAGCTACAATCCTATCAGCTTCGAGAACGAACTGGAGGCCAACAGGGTTATTGCTGCTCTCAGGAAGCCCTGATAATCATAGAGATAAATCAAGAAAGCAGCCGTTTGCAAAAAAAGCGGTTGCTTTTTTTTCGTATATATAAAAATATGTGTACCTTTGCGCTTCCTTTTTCAATAGGTAGAAAAACAGTATGAAGACATTAGATTTTAAGCCGAAGATGGTTTCGGCTCTAAAGAACTACAACAGGCAGACGTTCATGGCTGACCTGATGGCAGGTGTCATCGTGGGTATCGTGGCATTGCCTTTGGCTATTGCCTTCGGTATTGCCAGTGGCGTGTCGCCAGAGAAGGGTATCATCACAGCCATCGTAGCAGGCTTCGCCATCTCGGCACTGGGCGGAAGTAAGGTGCAGATAGGCGGACCTACAGGCGCTTTCATCGTCATAGTGGCAGGCATCATCAGCCAGTATGGCATTCAGGGACTAACCATTGCCACTCTTATGGCAGGCGTGTTCCTCATAGGTTTCGGACTGCTGCGACTGGGCACCATCATCAAGTATATTCCTTATCCTATCATCGTAGGATTCACTAGTGGTATTGCTGTAACCATCTTCACCACGCAAATAAAGGATTTGTTTGGCATGCAGATGGGTAATGTGCCTAGCGATTTCATTGAGAAGTGGATTGCCTATTTCCAGAATCTTGGCAATATAGACCCTTGGAGCACACTGGTAGGATTGGTAAGCGTGGTGATTATTGGCATAACCCCAAAGTTCAGCAAGCGAGTACCTGGCTCATTGGTAGCTATCATTGTAATGACTGTGGCTGTGCTGTTGCTAAAGCAGTATGCAGGCGTTACATCGATTGAGACTATTGGCGATCGTTTCAGCATCAACTCTCAGCTGCCCGATGCCGTTGTTCCTGAACTTTCATGGGAAGTGATCAAGGGACTTGTAGGTCCAGCAATGACCATTGCTATTCTTGGCGCTATTGAGTCGCTGCTCTCGGCAACTGTTGCCGATGGTGTTATTGGTGACCATCATAACTCAAACACAGAGCTTATAGGTCAAGGCGTAGCAAATATCGTGTCACCTCTCTTCGGAGGTATTCCTGCTACAGGTGCCATAGCACGTACGATGACCAACATCAATAATGGTGGTCGCACTCCAATAGCTGGCATCATCCATGCTGTCGTGCTGCTGCTCATCTTCCTGTTCCTCATGCCTCTGGCACAATATATCCCAATGGCATGTTTGGCTGGTGTGCTTGTCGTAGTGAGCTATGGCATGAGCGGATGGCGATCGTTCCTTGCCTTGACACGTAATCCAAAGAGCGATGTTACCGTTCTCCTGCTTACATTCTTCCTTACCATCATCTTCGACCTCACCATTGCTATTGAGGTGGGACTCATCTGCGCTTGTCTGCTCTTCATGCGCCGCATGTCTGAGACTACCGATGTGAAGGCTGTCTATGACGAGATTGACCTGAATGAGGATGCTGATATGGAGCGTGGCAACCTTGAGCACCTCACCATTCCTCAGGGTGTTGAGGTCTATGAGATAAATGGCCCTTACTTCTTTGGAGCAGGTAACCGTTTCGAGGATATCATGAGTCGTTATGGAGATCGTCCTAAGGTTCGTATCATCCGCATGCGTAAGGTTCCGTTCATTGACTCTACTGGTCTGCATAATCTTGAGAATATGTGTCTGATGAGTCAGAAAGAAGGTATTACCGTAGTCCTCTCGGGTGTCGTTTCTAAGGTTGAGGAAGTGCTGAAACGCAATCATTTCGACCAGCTGCTTGGTGAAGAGAATATATGTAATCATATTGACCTCGCACTTGCAAGAGCCAAAGAGATTGTAAGCAAATAATCTTAAGTTTGCATATTGATAATAGCATTGAAGGCTTGACCATGCGGTCAAGCCTTCAGTGTTCTCATTGCATTTAATACTGCCAGTACTGTTACGCCTACATCAGCAAAGACAGCCATCCACATTGTTGCCATTCCGAAGGTGGCAAGGATGAGTACCGCAATCTTTATTCCAATAGCCATACCCACGTTCTGGCGTGCTATTGCCAGCGTGCGTCGTGCAATAGCTATGGCAGTAGCAATCTTCGATGGTTTGTCGTCCATGAGTACCACATCGGCAGCTTCTATTGCAGCATCGCTACCCAAAGCGCCCATAGCAATGCCCACATCAGCACGAGCCAATACTGGCGCATCGTTTATGCCATCGCCAACGAAGGCGAGGTAGCTGTCGGCAGGTTTCTCTTGTATGAGACGCTCTACATGTGCGACCTTGTCGGCAGGCAGTAACTCGCTGTGCGCCTCAGTCACTCCTAAATGCTGAGCTACGTCATCGCCCACGGCTTTACGATCGCCTGTGAGCATCACCGTCTTTGCAACGCCAAGTTCTTTCAGTCTGGAGATAGCTTCAGCGCTGTCTTCCTTAACTTGGTCATTAATGACTATATGACCAGCATACTCTCCGTCGATAGCAACATGGATTATGGTGCCCACATGATGACATTGGTGCCATCGCGCACCTATGCTGTCCATCATTCGAGTGTTGCCTACACAGACAACTTTGCCCTCTACGCATGCACGGATGCCATGACCGGCAATCTCTTCGACATCTGTAACCTTGCATCCATCACTGGCTTCATCGGGAAAGGCTGCTCGTAGCGCAGCACCTATGGGGTTGGTGGAGTAGTGCTCCACATGGGCGGCAAGATGTAACAGTTGAGAAGCGAGTGGTGACAGACGTGATGTTTCTGTCTTCGGCTCCCCGTTATCGTGCGGGTGAACAGCACTTACGGCGAATACTCCGCGTGTTAGCGTTCCTGTCTTGTCGAATACGACAGTATGGATTTTGGCCAGCACATCCATGTACTGTGATCCTTTGATAAGTATGCCTTTTTTTGAGGCACCGCCTATGCCGCCGAAGAATGTAAGGGGCACGCTGATAACAAGTGCACAAGGGCATGATACTACAAGGAACAACAGGGCGCGATAGACCCAAGTGTAGAGTGCTTCGCTAAATGATGAATGATAAATGGTAAATGATACCAACGGTGGTACTATTGCTAATGCCAATGCAGCGAACACCACGATTGGGGTATAGATACGGGCAAAGCGAGTTATGAATGCTTCGCTCTTGGACTTCTGTCCTGTAGCGTTCTCTACAAGATTGAGAATCTTTGATACGGTACTGTCACCAAAGGTCTTTGTCGTTCTTACTTTTAACAGTCCGCTTGTGTTGACACAGCCCGAAATAACTTCATCGTCAGCCATTACCTCGCGTGGCAGACTCTCGCCGGTCAGTGCCACAGTGTTGAGCGACGATTGTCCTTCGATAATGATTCCGTCAAGAGGCACTTTCTCGCCAGGCTTAATAATAATGGTACTGCCAAGAGCCACTTTCTCTGGTGCTACATCGTTCTGCTCGTTACCGTTCATTACGTGAGCAATGTCTGGACGCAGGTCCATCAGGTGGGCAATGCTGTCGCGACTCTTGCCTTCAGCATAACCTTCAAACAATTCTCCAATCTGGAAGAACAGCATTACAAAGACTGCTTCTAAGTATTCTGTCTCAGCGCCAGGCAGAAAACCTATGAAAAGTGCGCCGAGTGTTGCAATTGACATGAGGAAATGTTCGTTGAAAGCGTCGCCGTGGAGCAGTCCTTCGCCTCCTTCCTTCAGAGTGTCATGACCTATCAGTAGGTATGGCACAAGATAAACAAACAACAACTGCCAATTGTTCAGTTCCAGATAGTTCTCTACTGCCCAAGCTGCTACGAGTAGCACTATAGTCGCCGCAATTATGATTAGCTGACTTTTCTGATTGTGCTCATGATGATGTTCATGCTCATGATGATGTTCATGACAGCAGCATTCATGTTCATTGTTGTGTTGATGTTCGTGTGACATTTCTTCTTTTGCTTTAGTTCTTTATACTGCTGCAAAAGTAGAACAAAAAGAATGCAACTCAGTTGCAAAAGACTACAAAGTGTGAATCTTTGCAACTGAGTTGCACAAATATACTATTCCCACTCAATTGTTGCAGGTGGTTTTGACGAGATGTCATAGCAAACGCGATTCACTCCGCGTACCTTATTTATTATCTCGTTAGACACTTTTGCCATGAAGTCATAGGGTAGGTGAGCCCAGTCGGCTGTCATAGCATCGGTTGATGTTACGGCACGCAAAGCAACAGGATGTTCGTATGTGCGCTCATCGCCCATAACACCTACGGAACGGACGGTAGAAAGCAGTACCGTGCCAGCCTGCCATATCTGGTCGTAGAGTGAAACCTCTATCTCGCCATCCTCCATCTGTGCAGGTACTCCAGCTGCCAATACCTTACGTGCTTCCTCACCGCTCAGTTTAACTTTATACTCGCGAAGTCCTCGGATATAAATGTCATCGGCATCTTGCAGAATGCGAACTTTCTCTGGCGTGATATCACCAAGTATACGCACAGCAAGACCTGGACCAGGGAAGGGGTGACGTGTGATGAGGTGCTCTGGCATACCTAACTGGCGACCTACGCGGCGTACCTCGTCTTTGAACAGCCACTTCAGTGGCTCACATAGCTGGAGATTCATCTCCTTTGGCAGTCCGCCTACGTTGTGGTGGCTCTTGATGACCTTACCTGTTATGTTGAGGCTCTCAATGCGGTCTGGATAGATGGTTCCCTGAGCCAGCCACTTAGCATCGGTAATCTTTTTTGCTTCAGCATTGAACACCTCTACGAAGTCGCGACCAATAATCTTGCGCTTCTGCTCTGGATCGGTGATGCCGGCAAGATCACCGAAGAATTTCTCGCTTGCATCAACGCCGATAACGTTCAGACCAAGAACCTTGTAGTCTTCCATGACCTGCGTGAACTCGTTCTTGCGTAGCATACCGTGGTCAACGAAGATACATGTCAGACGGTCGCCGATGGCTTCGTTCAGAAGTACGGCAGCCACGCTTGAGTCAACACCGCCAGAGAGTCCGAGGATTACACGGTCTTGTCCAAGTTGACCTTTAAGTTCTGCCACCGTTGTGTCAACAAACGATGCAGCGCTCCACTCTTGCTTACTTCCGCAGATGTCAACAACAAAGTTCTTCAGGAGCTGTGTACCCTGAATAGTGTGGAAAACCTCCGGATGGAACTGTACAGCCCAAATGCCAGTTGAGAGTTGAGAGTTGAGAGTTGAGAGTTTTGTGTCAGGAGCACACCAGAATGCAGCGTTCTTTACATCTTTTGTAGAACCAATAACCTCAAAGTCATTTGGGATTGAGGTGATGGTGTCACCATGACTCATCCATACCTGTGAGTTTGGTTCAAAGCCCTTGAACAGAGGGTTGGTAGTGTCAACGGTCTGCAGGTGGGCACGACCATACTCGCGGCTGTCAGCCTTTTCAACCTTGCCGCCAAGTGTGTGCGAGATGAACTGTGCTCCGTAGCAGATACCCAATACAGGAAGGCGACCTACGAACTGGCTCAAGTCAACCTTGAACGCCTCGGGGTCGTGAACCGAGTAGGGAGAACCGCTCAGTATGACTCCAATCACTGTTGGGTCATCTTTGGGGAACTTGTTGTACGGAAGAATCTCGCAGAAGGTGTCCAGTTCGCGCACGCGACGACCAATGAGCTGCGTGGTCTGCGAACCGAAATCAAGAATGATAATCTTCTGTTGCATGAATATGAATTGTGGTTTAATTGTATGCACTCCAATAAAACGCCGCGAAATTACAAATAAAAAACGACACTACCAAAGGTAATGCCATTTTTTTCATTCATGTATTGTAGTGAAATATGTCCTTGTCATTATTTCCCAACAGCACGCACGCTCATACCGTAATATCTTGACTCTGATCTCATAACCGTGTTGTCTTTCGATACATAGAAATGACTTTTTGCTAAGTCTGAACTGTAGCTATCAACTGACGAT from Prevotella sp. E13-27 carries:
- a CDS encoding sensor histidine kinase → MILTHSRSAVRSLTMLLNNAQKFLGKPHAKASGTVELRIELSHQASVVQFIVEDTGIGVPSQEAEHIFDEFVQLNNYYDGTGIGLTVARNSVRRIGGEIVLDTTYQTGARFVMSLPL
- a CDS encoding TIM-barrel domain-containing protein, coding for MKTTIFLKTCLLTFTMWAGSTVMAQTHYEFHPNEYTSTDNNRAPQSVFSYTDETFTVNASGQNNVAFKMGGECDNKYFITSDDKWFTVVGSGLKTGTADSYVWWINGWNCGSQVPADFVVSDNGKQIFIWNIRGQEPLFAGFNTGAEQMVLKSEGTGFILAMGLTATGNSGTISDVGYYSDVAIATKYPAVKTTLGLTDEALVGKAVAELNALIKEAEEALTHRIATETVQNDLKTAITHAKSVAETLTINNLGDAATEMKALQQALDNYIRATRAFSYVKNGDGITALLDNQSVRICFVNDSVVRVSKWLDNVVVPQSLVVKADNDANVQLDIKEQDGKVVVNSLKARVEYNLREGQVCIYRTNGQQLLTETATIIKPTKDGPNDSFELVQTFRLADDEQIYGLGQIQNGQLNMRGTQLSMIQDNRSIYIPYFYSSRRYGFYWDNYSPTQFSDNQEATMLKSTGDAIDYYVLVGNGSAEVLRSLRHLTGETQLPPLWNFGLYQSKQRYMSAQEVINVVKRYREEQVPLDCVVQDWQYWGGDNMWNAMEFLNPNYSEYQRMIDEVHQMNAKLMISVWANFGPDTKQYKEFGDAGRLIPIQSYPTGQATRPYDVYSKNTRDRFWNYLYNGLMNKDIDALWLDSSEPDDFSNKTTDYDYVTDLDGRTFRSLRNAFPLAHVEGVYDHHLNQTELSNKRVSILTRSAFLGMQRTGAFIWSADITSSWETLARQIPAACNLSVSGLPYWNSDTGAFFIGGYNGGVNNAAWRHLYTRWTQFSAFCPMMRFHGDQTPREIWQFGAKDDAQGDYNNILRYIRLRYRLLPYLYSTAHQVVNNGETFMMSMPVAFEDDAQCCDVKDQYMLGHAFLVAPVVTEQSASRNVYLPTEDSVWYDFWTGEANKGGQNIKRMTPADIMPLYIPAGTILPWGPEVQYSSEKQWDNLEIRVYPGANGSFTLYEDALDGYGYKQGEYTEIPFTWDEKSQTLTIGERKGAFPGMLQQRIFRIVRVCTEKGFGDGESTAFDATINYDGTQQKVQLKGRIKTTAMIDVTNQYITNPSFEADCRTLTQQAPTGWTVNSNTAWWGVNQGGGNGDPAATDGQFIFGVWDGSTTLKPVISQTISSLPEGTYRLTVDMQASNRSTTTLRLGKQCLFAGEKEVLFRDQLPTAGVSDTYPMQPLVLDFEILEPQSLNIGVSTCDAPTETWFKIDNFRLYKRAEEEATTTSIREYSSKPHMSQNTIYDMTGRKLSAHAARPGLYIIDGRKEVLK
- the gap gene encoding type I glyceraldehyde-3-phosphate dehydrogenase codes for the protein MTKVAINGFGRIGRLAFRQMFEAEGYEVVAINDLTSPKMLAHLLKYDTAQGGFCGKFGENKHTVEAGEDYIVVDGKKITIYAIPNAAELPWGKLDVDVVLECTGFYTSKEKASAHLTAGAKKVVISAPAGNDLPTIVYNVNHKTLTPADTVISAASCTTNCLAPMTKALNDFAPIQSGIMTTVHAYTGDQMILDGPQRKGDVQRARAGAQNIVPNSTGAAKAIGLVIPELNGKLIGAAQRVPTPTGSTTILHAVVKGEVTVEGINAAMKAATNESFGYTEEKLVSSDIIGMKFGSLFDANQTMVSKIGDGNSLVQVVAWYDNENSYTSQMVRTIKYLAELK
- a CDS encoding SulP family inorganic anion transporter — its product is MKTLDFKPKMVSALKNYNRQTFMADLMAGVIVGIVALPLAIAFGIASGVSPEKGIITAIVAGFAISALGGSKVQIGGPTGAFIVIVAGIISQYGIQGLTIATLMAGVFLIGFGLLRLGTIIKYIPYPIIVGFTSGIAVTIFTTQIKDLFGMQMGNVPSDFIEKWIAYFQNLGNIDPWSTLVGLVSVVIIGITPKFSKRVPGSLVAIIVMTVAVLLLKQYAGVTSIETIGDRFSINSQLPDAVVPELSWEVIKGLVGPAMTIAILGAIESLLSATVADGVIGDHHNSNTELIGQGVANIVSPLFGGIPATGAIARTMTNINNGGRTPIAGIIHAVVLLLIFLFLMPLAQYIPMACLAGVLVVVSYGMSGWRSFLALTRNPKSDVTVLLLTFFLTIIFDLTIAIEVGLICACLLFMRRMSETTDVKAVYDEIDLNEDADMERGNLEHLTIPQGVEVYEINGPYFFGAGNRFEDIMSRYGDRPKVRIIRMRKVPFIDSTGLHNLENMCLMSQKEGITVVLSGVVSKVEEVLKRNHFDQLLGEENICNHIDLALARAKEIVSK
- a CDS encoding heavy metal translocating P-type ATPase, whose protein sequence is MSHEHQHNNEHECCCHEHHHEHEHHHEHNQKSQLIIIAATIVLLVAAWAVENYLELNNWQLLFVYLVPYLLIGHDTLKEGGEGLLHGDAFNEHFLMSIATLGALFIGFLPGAETEYLEAVFVMLFFQIGELFEGYAEGKSRDSIAHLMDLRPDIAHVMNGNEQNDVAPEKVALGSTIIIKPGEKVPLDGIIIEGQSSLNTVALTGESLPREVMADDEVISGCVNTSGLLKVRTTKTFGDSTVSKILNLVENATGQKSKSEAFITRFARIYTPIVVFAALALAIVPPLVSFTIYHSSFSEALYTWVYRALLFLVVSCPCALVISVPLTFFGGIGGASKKGILIKGSQYMDVLAKIHTVVFDKTGTLTRGVFAVSAVHPHDNGEPKTETSRLSPLASQLLHLAAHVEHYSTNPIGAALRAAFPDEASDGCKVTDVEEIAGHGIRACVEGKVVCVGNTRMMDSIGARWHQCHHVGTIIHVAIDGEYAGHIVINDQVKEDSAEAISRLKELGVAKTVMLTGDRKAVGDDVAQHLGVTEAHSELLPADKVAHVERLIQEKPADSYLAFVGDGINDAPVLARADVGIAMGALGSDAAIEAADVVLMDDKPSKIATAIAIARRTLAIARQNVGMAIGIKIAVLILATFGMATMWMAVFADVGVTVLAVLNAMRTLKA
- the mscL gene encoding large-conductance mechanosensitive channel protein MscL codes for the protein MGFVKEFKEFAMRGNVMDMAVGVIIGGAFGKIVSSLVNDVIMPPIGWLIGGVDFTDLSVKLPVNPLTPDKDPVTINYGQFLQTTLDFIIVAFCIFLLIKGVNKLTNLKKKEEEAAAPAPEEPKGPTQEELLTEIRDLLKQK